Proteins found in one Zea mays cultivar B73 chromosome 1, Zm-B73-REFERENCE-NAM-5.0, whole genome shotgun sequence genomic segment:
- the LOC100279067 gene encoding uncharacterized protein LOC100279067 codes for MEAVVECAKCECCGLVEDCTRDYILGVRAAFGGRWLCGLCSEAVRDEAARGTTARGPTAAGLEDALRDHMAFCGKCRRSPAFRVADGMRQMLRRCSK; via the coding sequence ATGGAGGCGGTGGTAGAGTGCGCCAAGTGCGAGTGCTGCGGCCTGGTGGAGGACTGCACCCGGGACTACATCCTGGGCGTGCGCGCGGCCTTCGGCGGGCGGTGGCTTTGCGGCCTCTGCTCCGAGGCGGTGCGGGACGAGGCGGCCAGGGGCACGACGGCCAGAGGCCCCACCGCCGCGGGGCTGGAGGACGCGCTCCGGGACCACATGGCCTTCTGCGGCAAGTGCAGGCGGAGCCCCGCGTTCCGGGTCGCCGACGGCATGCGCCAGATGCTGCGCAGGTGCTCCAAGTGA
- the LOC103631746 gene encoding probable RNA helicase SDE3 → MGVHRRNYSDDEFSVAGERPEVEFMDFQNDDTFQDYSCEDTPVLVSAPFPFEDGKPKSALVGETSADTIQIENTSPESVNLWSVRIFSSNPEDSYVLSMMRPPSDDANEEEKHAFLALTSVEDRTLLPGQTLTVWLSCTPKDIGLHTSIVHVDIGDEKIERVAFLLADDNVSQALFSDKPYSRRRDQVKKFGPSPTVPGRRPTKQHVQGFKHRLPQYAIPAHIRELIESKQKPDVLYDELSMVNYAEYFSTLLVMEELNLEEEMRTYDMEGVLMRRRGMHFLSLEVPGLAEKRPSLVQGDFVVARYAGNHAQAYQGFIHRVEADEIFLQFDHQFHMNHHDRNRYHVSFTYNRVNMRRLYKSIDDAKYLGPGILFPRQSPCRVLKRWPFNPLNPHINTEQADAVAMVLACRGGSPYVIYGPPGTGKTMTIVEAVLQLYTGKKRANILICAASNTAADHVLEKLLQASYLIRPSDIFRLNAQSRQYEDVSTDFIKFCFFQDRVFMCPPLQALVRYRIVISTYSSSYQLQAEGIRQGHFTHIFLDEAGQASEPEAMVPLSGLCGRDTVVVLAGDPKQLGPVVYCKQAEKDGLGTSYLERLLTDFEPYGTRNPNYVTKLVRNYRCHPAILELPSELFYEGELIPCKEGESSAYDCIGLPDKSFPVLFIGIQGCDEREGANPSWFNRIEVSKVVSIIRNLTRGGDVDASDIGVITPYRQQVAKIKKALEAFEMPGLKVGSVEQFQGQEREVIIISTVRSTVKHNEFDRFFNLGFLSNHKRFNVSITRAKSLLVIVGNPYIITKDRHWDRLLRYCADNGSYQGCPLPPPESHAYSDGTRFFSEHDDGHQAGPSGQDDYYNQEATYCSYNNQEPSDFGFRLGSGAEPASENQELPSEELPEDEKQPLFSNPQADLEETPKQDVVEEGAAQGGVLADPTSSTTADDQLQGAYAEKYSFPPGWCDVSSIPAQGWGD, encoded by the exons ATGGGGGTTCACCGTAGGAATTATTCAGATGATGAATTTTCAGTTGCTGGCGAGAGGCCAGAAGTAGAATTCATGGACTTCCAGAACGACGACACCTTTCAGGATTATTCATGTGAAGATACCCCTGTGCTTGTCTCAGCTCCTTTCCCTTTCGAGGATGGAAAACCAAAATCTGCACTTGTCGGAGAAACATCAGCTGATACCATACAGATTGAGAATACCTCTCCTGAATCTGTAAATCTGTGGAGTGTAAGAATTTTCTCTTCGAACCCAGAAGACAGCTATGTTCTATCAATGATgagaccaccgtcagatgatgctAATGAGGAGGAAAAGCATGCTTTTCTTGCTTTGACGTCCGTGGAAGACCGTACACTTCTGCCTGGACAAACCCTTACAGTTTGGCTGTCTTGTACGCCAAAAGATATTGGCCTGCATACATCAATCGTGCATGTTGATATCGGTGATGAGAAGATTGAGCGTGTGGCTTTTCTTTTGGCAGATGACAATGTCTCCCAGGCCTTATTTTCTGATAAGCCTTATTCCAGGAGACGTGACCAAGTTAAGAAATTTGGGCCTTCTCCAACTGTGCCAGGTCGTCGTCCAACTAAGCAGCACGTTCAAGGATTCAAACATAGGCTTCCTCAGTATGCAATACCTGCGCACATCCGTGAGCTCATTGAAAGTAAACAGAAACCTGATGTCTTATATGATGAGTTGAGCATGGTAAACTATGCAGAATATTTCAGCACTCTTCTAGTCATGGAAGAGCTCAATTTGGAG GAGGAGATGAGAACATATGACATGGAGGGTGTCTTAATGAGAAGGAGGGGTATGCATTTTTTGTCTCTTGAGGTCCCTGGTTTGGCAGAAAAAAGGCCATCACTAGTCCAAGGAGACTTCGTAGTTGCTAGATATGCTGGGAATCATGCTCAGGCTTACCAA GGTTTCATTCACAGGGTTGAAGCTGATGAGATATTTTTACAATTTGACCATCAGTTTCACATGAATCATCATGATAGAAACCGGTACCATGTTAGCTTCACATATAACAGAGTGAACATGAGAAGGCTTTACAAGTCAATTGACGATGCAAAATATTTGGGACCTGGCATTTTGTTTCCTCGCCAATCACCTTGTAGAGTTTTGAAAAGGTGGCCGTTTAATCCTCTGAATCCACATATAAATACTGAGCAAGCTGATGCTGTTGCAATGGTACTTGCCTGCAGAGGAGGTTCACCATATGTGATATATGGACCTCCAGGAACTGGCAAGACCATGACCATTGTAGAAGCCGTTTTGCAGCTTTACACGGGAAAGAAGAGGGCAAATATTCTCATTTGTGCTGCTTCCAATACTGCAGCTGATCATGTACTGGAAAAGCTCCTTCAAGCTAGCTATCTGATCCGGCCAAGTGATATCTTTAGGCTAAATGCTCAGAGTCGCCAATACGAGGATGTCAGTACTGATTTTATCAAGTTTTGCTTCTTTCAAGATCGGGTGTTCATGTGCCCTCCCTTACAAGCATTGGTGCGGTACAGGATAGTCATATCGACCTATTCGAGTTCCTATCAGCTGCAGGCTGAGGGCATTCGCCAAGGGCATTTCACACACATTTTCCTGGATGAGGCTGGCCAAGCCTCTGAACCAGAGGCGATGGTTCCTTTGTCGGGGCTGTGTGGAAGAGACACTGTGGTTGTGTTAGCAGGAGATCCAAAGCAATTAGGTCCGGTGGTTTACTGTAAGCAAGCAGAGAAGGATGGTCTGGGGACATCATATCTGGAAAGGCTGCTGACTGACTTCGAGCCGTACGGAACAAGGAATCCTAACTACGTGACAAAACTGGTGAGGAATTACCGCTGCCATCCTGCAATCCTGGAGCTACCATCAGAGCTTTTCTATGAGGGTGAACTGATTCCCTGTAAAGAAGGAGAGTCATCTGCTTATGATTGCATAGGCCTTCCTGACAAGTCCTTCCCTGTTCTTTTCATCGGAATTCAAGGATGCGATGAGAGGGAAGGCGCCAACCCATCATGGTTCAACAGGATCGAGGTTAGCAAAGTGGTCTCTATCATCAGGAACCTGACAAGGGGCGGGGACGTTGATGCATCTGATATAGGAGTAATCACTCCGTACCGCCAGCAAGTCGCCAAGATAAAGAAAGCCCTAGAGGCATTCGAAATGCCCGGCCTGAAGGTCGGGAGCGTCGAACAGTTCCAGGGCCAAGAGAGGGAGGTGATAATCATCTCCACAGTCCGGTCGACCGTAAAGCACAACGAGTTCGACAGGTTTTTCAACCTGGGGTTCTTGAGCAACCATAAAAGGTTCAACGTTTCTATCACCCGCGCGAAATCGTTGCTCGTCATCGTCGGAAACCCTTACATTATCACCAAG GACCGTCACTGGGATAGGCTCCTGCGATACTGCGCTGACAATGGCTCTTATCAAGGATGCCCCCTTCCACCACCGGAATCTCATGCTTATTCAGACGGTACCAGATTCTTCTCCGAGCATGACGACGGGCATCAAGCTGGACCTTCTGGGCAGGACGACTACTACAACCAAGAAGCCACCTACTGCAGCTACAACAACCAAGAGCCTTCTGACTTCGGTTTCAGGCTTGGCAGTGGTGCTGAACCTGCTTCGGAGAACCAAGAGTTACCGTCCGAGGAGCTGCCTGAGGACGAGAAGCAGCCATTATTCAGCAACCCCCAAGCGGATCTCGAGGAGACGCCGAAGCAGGACGTCGTCGAGGAAGGGGCTGCACAGGGAGGCGTGCTGGCCGACCCGACATCGTCGACAACCGCCGACGATCAGCTCCAGGGTGCATATGCGGAGAAGTACAGCTTCCCTCCTGGCTGGTGCGACGTTTCGAGCATCCCGGCGCAAGGCTGGGGCGACTGA
- the sfp4 gene encoding sulfate transporter4, which produces MGGSADANGAGSVRVPVPPARPFLDTFRGNLKETFFPDDPFRGVVRERGAGRRTVAALRYFFPFLEWAPAYALSTFKSDLIAGITIASLAIPQGISYAKLANLPPVLGLYSSFVPPLVYALMGSSKDLAVGTVAVASLLISSMLGSEVSPTENPVLYLHLAFTATFFAGVFQASLGLLRLGFIVDLLSHATIVGFMAGAATVVCLQQLKGMLGLVHFTTSTDVVSVMESVFSQTHQWRWESVLLGCGFLFFLLVTRFISKRRPKLFWISAAAPLTSVVLGSVLVYLTHAENHGIEVIGYLKKGLNPPSVTSLQFSPPYMMLALKTGIITGVIALAEGIAVGRSFAMFKNYHIDGNKEMIAIGTMNVLGSLTSCYLTTGPFSRSAVNYNAGCRTAMSNVVMSLAVMVTLLFLTPLFHYTPLVVLSAIIVSAMLGLVDFGAALHLWRVDKVDFCVCAGAYLGVVFGSVEVGLVVAVAVSLLRVLLFVARPRTTVLGNIPGTMVYRRMDQYAAAQTVPGVLVLRVDAPVYFANASYLRERISRWIDDEEERTKSQGEMGVRYVVLDMGAIGSIDTSGTSMLDELNKSLDRRGMQIVLANPGSEIMKKLDSSKVLEQIGHEWVFPTVGEAVASCDYVLHSHKPGMAKDSAAAHESMV; this is translated from the exons ATGGGCGGCAGCGCGGATGCGAACGGCGCGGGGTCGGTGCGGGTGCCGGTGCCGCCGGCGCGGCCGTTCCTGGACACGTTCCGCGGGAACCTCAAGGAGACCTTCTTCCCGGACGACCCGTTCCGCGGGGTGGTGCGGGAGCGCGGGGCCGGGCGGCGGACCGTGGCCGCGCTGCGCTACTTCTTCCCGTTCCTCGAGTGGGCGCCGGCCTACGCGCTGTCCACCTTCAAGTCCGACCTGATCGCCGGCATCACCATCGCCAGCCTCGCCATCCCGCAGGGCATCAGCTACGCCAAGCTCGCCAACCTGCCGCCCGTGCTCGGACTCT ACTCGAGCTTCGTGCCGCCGCTGGTGTACGCGCTGATGGGGAGCTCCAAGGACCTGGCGGTGGGGACGGTGGCGGTGGCGTCGCTGCTCATCAGCTCCATGCTCGGCAGCGAGGTGTCGCCGACGGAGAACCCCGTGCTCTACCTGCACCTCGCCTTCACCGCCACCTTCTTCGCCGGCGTCTTCCAGGCCTCGCTCGGCCTCCTCAG GTTGGGCTTCATCGTGGACCTGCTGTCGCACGCGACGATCGTGGGGTTCATGGCCGGCGCGGCGACGGTGGTGTGCCTGCAGCAGCTGAAGGGCATGCTGGGCCTCGTCCACTTCACCACCTCCACCGACGTCGTCTCCGTCATGGAATCCGTCTTCAGCCAGACACACCAG TGGCGGTGGGAGAGCGTCCTGCTCGGCTGCGgcttcctcttcttcctcctcgtcacCCGCTTCATC AGCAAGAGGCGTCCCAAGCTGTTCTGGATCTCCGCGGCGGCGCCGTTGACGTCCGTCGTGCTCGGGAGCGTTCTGGTGTACCTCACGCACGCTGAAAACCACGGCATCGAAGTG ATCGGTTACCTGAAGAAAGGCCTGAATCCACCGTCGGTGACAAGCCTGCAATTCTCACCGCCCTACATGATGCTCGCGCTCAAGACTGGGATCATCACCGGCGTCATTGCCCTCGCC gAAGGCATCGCCGTGGGGAGGAGCTTCGCCATGTTCAAGAACTACCACATCGACGGCAACAAGGAGATGATCGCGATCGGGACGATGAACGTCCTGGGCTCGCTCACGTCGTGCTACCTGACCACGGGGCCCTTCTCGCGCTCCGCCGTGAACTACAACGCCGGGTGCAGGACGGCCATGTCGAACGTGGTCATGTCGCTGGCGGTGATGGTCACGCTGCTGTTCCTGACGCCGCTGTTCCACTACACGCCGCTGGTGGTGCTGTCGGCGATCATCGTCTCCGCGATGCTGGGCCTGGTCGACTTCGGGGCCGCGCTGCACCTGTGGCGCGTCGACAAGGTCGACTTCTGCGTCTGCGCCGGCGCGTACCTGGGCGTCGTCTTCGGCAGCGTCGAGGTCGGCCTggtcgtcgccgtcgccgtctccCTGCTCCGCGTCCTGCTGTTCGTCGCCCGGCCCAGGACCACGGTGCTCGGCAACATCCCCGGCACCATGGTGTACCGGAGGATGGACCAGTACGCCGCCGCGCAGACGGTGCCCGGCGTGCTCGTGCTGCGCGTCGACGCGCCCGTCTACTTCGCCAACGCCAGCTACCTGCGAGAGAG GATCTCGCGGTGGATCGACGACgaggaggagcgcaccaagagcCAGGGCGAGATGGGCGTGCGGTACGTTGTCCTCGACATGGGTG CCATCGGTAGCATCGACACGAGCGGGACGAGCATGCTGGACGAGCTCAACAAGTCCTTGGACAGGAGGGGAATGCAG ATCGTGCTGGCGAACCCGGGCAGCGAGATCATGAAGAAGCTGGACAGCTCCAAGGTGCTGGAGCAGATCGGCCACGAGTGGGTGTTCCCGACGGTGGGCGAGGCGGTGGCGTCGTGCGACTACGTGCTGCACTCGCACAAGCCGGGAATGGCCAAGGACAGCGCCGCCGCCCACGAGAGCATGGTGTGA